Part of the bacterium genome is shown below.
TTGTTGCAGATTTAGTGCGCGGACTTAAACTTGCTAGCGCGCTTTCCGAGTTGGATTTTTGCGACAAAAAGACAGCGCCACTTTTAAAGAAATTGCTGCTCTCTGCAGCCGCTAACGCTAAGCAATTAGCTTCGGCAAATGTTGATGAGTTGTATGTAAAGCGTATTTGGGTTGATGAAGCGCGTAAATTAAAACGCTTTATGCCACGTGCGCAGGGCCGAGCCACTCCGATTGTTAAGCGTAGTAGCTCAATTCATGTTCAATTAGACGAGGTTGGAGCATAAAATAATGGGTCAAAAAGTTCATCCATTTGGATTTCGTATTGGTGTCACCGAGACCTGGAATTCTCGCTGGTTTAAAAAGCGCGACTATGCTGTGCAACTTAAGCAAGATTTCTTTTTGCGGGAGTTCATCGCTAAACGTTTAGCTAGTGCTGGAATTTCTCGCATTATCATCGAGCGTGCTGCTAACCGTGTGAAGATTAATGTGCGTACTGCGCGTCC
Proteins encoded:
- the rplV gene encoding 50S ribosomal protein L22, with translation MKTDKENEGYVAKASLMNVRVSPQRARLVADLVRGLKLASALSELDFCDKKTAPLLKKLLLSAAANAKQLASANVDELYVKRIWVDEARKLKRFMPRAQGRATPIVKRSSSIHVQLDEVGA